The genomic stretch GAAATCCCGAGGGACGGGGGGGGACAAgacccccatcctgggaaaaatatgatttgtcccccaatATACCActaaaacataactatgtaatttaaataatataatgtataatacgcaatgaaagcaattatgctgattatagacacttaatagcgtttTAAGTTTCAAAGATTGCgaccccaccctttgcctcacaatggtttgatccactgacAGTTCCTtatttggcaaggtaacagagggttgGTATCcattgtctgaaaggcactcaatgaacgtaactgacgtgaggttaatccagtcaatcgcgcacacacactagcctgAATAtacagagctagcgcgcaaatattaactattaagctagctagtacctattccatttatgtggtcgtgcgtcaaagatggaatctttgctatcgtcaatttattccaagatcagcatgcagatgatgtaagttagtgcttcaaagtccctgtgataaggttagcgataaactgaagtccaaactgaatagaactacactctcttctaccattgtcttaaatatatttaatggtctcgttgcaaaagctaaattgtcgcaagggaactttttatttatttattttatttcacctttatttaacccgggtagcaaagattatagcaaacaccactgaaactgaattggtgctcgctagctttgcaaattcagcgattgttggaagccagccaatatgaaacaaactattaaaattacaaaaggttgcagcatatgttgtgtaaatggtgaactccatacagctgtcaactcttgtcattttaatccgtttcacatttgctagctaccttttagatcgaagcccaaatagaatgatagaagatgatagaagcccatctcctactgtaaataacctacacactgtgtgtgtagcgagccagccagccaggtagaaaaatggcagaaaaataaaagacggacatcagagtattttttcaatacaccaaaacgcatagtaagaaccctagtagcctaatatctcaaagactagttgataaaatgttcataagaaagaaatgaaattctaatggaaatgtttcacaatgatgtcattaggcagagcaggcaacagatggcacacagacagcagagttggggacagatatgcagggacagactggcagagacagggagtctcaggtaagtttgttgagtctttgtttggcaacattatgaaaggttctcaatttttttgacttgtaaaataggaacataaatggaaaatgccatggatacccccactctcaacttaaactggtgactgaactaagatttgttaaaggcaatggtattgctgttgtgattagttgtgtagttttgggtaccggtagttaggagtacgtcaaacaccttatttctttggttcctcaatatacatttaccatattacaatgtaggctatgtgttacagcactacttttggtgtccccctcaggaattgctcttgagaaaatttcatgtaattgtcccctccaaagttgatatcagattttcgcccctgattaAATACCTTGAACGGTAAGACAAGTCTGCTTGCGTCTTGATCCACTCGGGTAAACATTGAAGGAACAAATATAGCAGGCTTCGTCCGACCATGTTACATTCTTCACCGTAATAGACGTCGAGTTGAGAGATGCCTCCGTGAAAACCACCTTGCCTCGGTGCGGGTCTATGATTTGAGCTCCAAACCGCTTGCTGTATGTGGCCAGATTCTCCACCGAGTCGTCTTTGAACAGCCTCTGCCAGGTGACTTGCAGCACACCTGTCGAGTCCGCATGGGTGCAGGTATATGATGCGTCGGCATTGAAGTCAACCCTGGTGTCTCCTCTAGCTACGACGTTGACAGAGACTGCTAGAAAGTGAAGAAGGCAAGTTTACAGGTAAATGAATAAAGTTTAGCCTACATACAATATAATCAATTACCTGTCAAACGTGGGAAATGTTGTTTACTTGACATATCTCATCTTATATGAGCAGAATCAACCCCAAGTCAGAAGCCATGGAAAACAATTTACCTTCAGAGTGCAGGCATAAGAGAATGAGAAAAGTCTTCATTCTCAGCTGGTGAATGTTGACTGAAGCTCATGGTTTCTCACGTTGTACCATATAATATATTGCTTCGTTAGTTGCACGTGAAGTGAGTCAGATTCACCGAAAGTGGAAGAATGCTTTTGGAAAGCCCTTAAATTGTTGATGCGGGAAGCCTAGAGAGTAGCCTAGTTCCCCAGTGGTTCCCGGCCGTAGCCAATTACAACGTGACATCTACTGTAAAATACATGACAAGGAAGAAGGAACTGTTAGTTCTTGTATTTTCTGTGGCTCACAGTAGGCTGAACCTTAATGACGTAATAGCAAAAGAAATGAAATGGGAAATCTATTTAGCTATAGTTTGTTGACGTAACATTATTTTTGTTCACAGGCTCTGTGCCAAACTAAACTCCAATTTAGAGGCCATCACATCAAAGGCATCAACAGGCTACTACAACTACAGATAGTTCCACACAAATTTGCTGCTTATGCTGCACCCCCAGAAACTATACCGAACAGaaataaactcaacatgcaacaatttaattattttACTGTGTTtcagttaatataaggaaatcagtcaattgaagtaaATGTATtacgccctaatctatggattgactgggcaggggtgcagccatggctgggcctgggagggcataaacCCACCCAATGGCAGCCAGGCCCATGccattcagaatgagtttttccccacataaGGGCTTTatcacagacagaaatactcctctgtttcatcagctatctgggtggctggtctcaaacgatccctcaggtgaagaaactgaatgtggaggtcctgggctggagtggttgcatgtgttctgcggttgtgaggctggttggacgaactgccaaattctctaaaatgacgttggcggcggcttatggtagagaaattaacattaaattctctggcaacagttctgatggacattcctgcagtcagcatgtcaattgcacactctctcaacttgagacatctgtggcattgttgtgtgacacagctgcacattttagtggccttttattgtccccagcacaaggtgcacctatgtaatgatcatgctgtttaatcagcttcttgatatgccacacctgtcaggtggatggattatcttggcaaagtagaaatgctcactaacagggatgtaaacaaatttgtgcacaaaattggagagaaataagcttgttGTGCATATGTAAAACttctgggatttttttatttcagctcatcaaacatgggaccaacactttacatgttgcgttttcatatttttgttcagtataaataggcCTACACTTGATGAACAGTACATTTCAGTCAATctgcattaaaaaaaacattttacaatgtGAGAAATGATGACTCTGTGTTATGGGAATAAGGTGAACATTTTATGAGTCAGACATTTTAAATGTGTGTGATAGGGGTTTAGAGTTTTCACAACATGCTTCTCACATTAAGTGCTGTTCTGGTAATTGTGTCAGCAGGAAGTTACCAGATTCTTCTCCTGGTGGTTGCTGGTCTCCATTGTTAGTCTGGTGTTAGGGGTTGTGGGATTTCCTCTTCCTAGGAGATGTGTAGTGACTGACTGTGTCTgaatgtcatagcaaagggggaaGTCCACTGCCCCAGTGGGTAGAAGACACGAGTTGCATTAcacaagtgaaactgaaagtgttTAAGATAGTTATGAATTTATTCATTGAAAGTGATGTTAACCTTACTATAACTAGTGGTgtaaaaaatactttgaagtactacttaagttgtttttttttgggtatctgtactttactatttatatttttgactccactacattcctaaagaaaatgttatttttactccatacattttccctgacactcaaaagtaccTGTTACAGGACAGGAAAAGTGTCCGATTCACACAGTCCcaccatccctggtcatcccgactgcctctgatctggcggactcactaaacacacacgcttcgtttgtaaatgatgtctaagtgttggagtttgcccctggctatccttaaataaacaagaaaatggtgccgtctggtttacatatattttaggaatttacatttacttttgatacttaaaccAAAATACTCTAacacttttactgaagtagttttttgctggttcacttttacttgagtaattttatacactgctcaaaaaataaagggaacacaaacaacacaatgtaactccaagtcaatcacacttctgtgaaatcaaactgtccacttaggaagcaacactgattgacaataaattgcacatgctgttgtgcaaatggaatagacaacaggtggaaattataggcaattagcaagacacccccaataaaggagtggttctgcaggtggggaccacagagcacttctcagttcctaagcttcctggctgatgttttggtcacttttgaatgctggcggtgctttcactctagtggtagcatgagacagagtctacaacccacacaagtggctcaggtagtgcagctcatccaggatggcacatcaatgcgagctgtggcaagaaggtttactgtgtctgtcagcgtagtgtccagagcatggagggcgctaccaggagacaggccagtacatcaggagacgtgggtgaggccgtaggagggcaacaacccagcagcaggaccgctacctctgcctttgtgcaaggaggagcaggaggagcactgccagagccctgcaaaatgacctccagcaggccacaaatgtgcatgtgtctgctcaaacggtcagaaacagactccatgagggtggtatgagggcccgacgtccacaggtgggggttgtgcttacagcccaacaccgtgcaggacgtttggcatttgccagagaacaccaagattggcaaattcgccactggcgccctgtgctcttcacagataaagcaggttcacacagcacatgtgacagacgtgacagagtctggagacgccatggagaacgttctgctgcctgcaacctatcaccatccatggctaatttgggAAAGGAATGATTTTTACACAACAAGATGCAGAAATTCTTATTTTTTGTGCACCAGGACCATATACAGCTGAATGATGGGCATTT from Salmo salar unplaced genomic scaffold, Ssal_v3.1, whole genome shotgun sequence encodes the following:
- the LOC123739333 gene encoding OX-2 membrane glycoprotein-like; protein product: MKTFLILLCLHSEAVSVNVVARGDTRVDFNADASYTCTHADSTGVLQVTWQRLFKDDSVENLATYSKRFGAQIIDPHRGKVVFTEASLNSTSITVKNVTWSDEACYICSFNVYPSGSRRKQTCLTVQ